Within Arcobacter lacus, the genomic segment CGAATAGGTTCAATATTAAATAATTCTAATAATTCTTCAACTCTTTTTTGTTGTTCATCTTTATCTTCTGTGATAATTTCAGCAGCAAGCATAAGGTTATCTTCAACAGATAAATCCTTAAAAATAGAAGATTCTTGAGGTAAATACCCTATTCCTCTTAATGCTCTTTTATGTAATGGATATTCAGTTATATCTTTATCATCAAAATATACAGTCCCACTTGTTGGTTTTACTAGCCCACAAACAGTATAAAATGTTGTTGTTTTACCCGCTCCATTAGGTCCTAAAAGTCCAACAATTTCTCCAGATTTTACTTCAAGAGAAATACCATGTAAAATTTGTGTTTTTTTAATAATTTTTGTAATATCTTTTATTTCTAATTTATGCATCTATTGTATATAACCTTTTATCATCTTTTTTTCTAATTTCAACTAATACAACTTGAAATCCATAATCTTTTAAAATATCTTCTAATTTTTCATCACCCCACTCTACAAAATGGATACCTTCAGCTTCAAATTCTTCAATCATTCCAAGACAAATAAATTGTTGCAAAGTTTTATTATAAACATCATAATGAAAAATATTATTTGAGTAAACTGCTTGTATAGAAAAAGTAGGAGACGTAACTAAATCATCTAATCCTAAAGCTTTTACGTAATTTTTTACAAGAGTTGTTTTTCCACTAGCTAAATCACCTCTTAAAATTACAACACAATTTTTATTATTAATAACTTTTTTTAATTCATCAACGACAACATCGACACTATCTAAGTCTAATTCAAATTCTTTTTTCAATTTTTTACCTTAACTTAACTGTTTTGATATTTTTATAATCTGCTCAAGTTTATTTTGTGCAGCACCACTAATAATAGCTTCTTTTGCCATATCTATACCATCTTTAAAATCTCTTGCTTTTTCATCAACAATAAGCGCTGCTGCTGCATTTAATAATACAATATCAAGCTTAGCACCAACAATTTTTTTAGATAAAATATCTCTTGTTAATTTAGCATTAAATTCTGGACCTTCTCCTATAATATCTTCTTTACTAGATAATGGTATTCCATAATCCTCAGGATTAATCTCAATATCTGTAATTTTTCCATTTATTAAAAGTGTTGCATAAGTAACATCAGAAACTGATATTTCATCCATTCCATCATTTGAAGATAATATCATAGCTCTTTTGCTATCAAGAATATCTAAAGCAGCTGCAATTTTATTTATATAACTTTTATCAAACACTCCAATTACTTGTTTTTCTACACCAGCGGGATTTGATAAAGGTCCAACGATATTCATAATAGTTCTATGAGGGATTGTTTTTCTAACAGGAGTTATATATTTCATTGCAGGATGATGATTAGCTGCAAACATAAAAGCAAATCCAGTTTCTTCTAACATTTTTGCTGTATTTTCTAAACTTAAATTCAGATTCATACCCAAAGCTTCAAGCATATCTGCACTTCCACTTTTGCTTGTAACACTTCTATTTCCATGTTTCGCTACATAACAACCACAAGCACTAAGTAGTATAGAAACTGTACTTGAGATATTAAAACTATAACTTTTATCTCCACCTGTTCCAACAACATCTATTGATTTTTGTCTTAACTCTTCTGAAATTGGAAGTGGAATTAGGTGTTCTCTCATTGCACTAGCAGCTCCTGCTAACTGAGACGCTGTTTCACCTACTTCATAAAGATTTAATAAATATTCTCTTATTTCTTCTTGTGAAAGTTTATTTTCAAAAATATCATCAAACTTTAACTTTGTTTCATTAAACATTCTTAGTTTATCCTTTATAACAATAATAAATTGATTAGTTAACTTATATTTACTAATTATAATACAAATATATCTGCTAGATTGTACAATATATGAACTTTTATATTACTTTTTTGGATATTCATCATATTTTTTACTAAAAATAAATATTATCAAATTTATTCAAATATGATATTTGTTATTGTAGAATCCCTTTTTAAATAAGGATGTATATGATTATATTAGATAAATCACTAAGAGAACAATTCAGCATTTTTTGTAAAACAAATAATATAACAGATATGCAAATAGCAATAAAATATTTTACGATATTTGGTGGACTTGATATACAAATAGATACAACAAAACCTGTAATAGAACTAATAGAAAAACATATTTTAAATAATTACAATCATTTTAGAAGCGAAATAAATCGTTTAACAGGTGGTTATCATGTTGATAGTGCGATTCTTACAGGAATAGCACTAGGAGATAGAAAAACAACAAATGCTTTTAAAAGAGCTCATGTAAGCTTTGAAGAAGGTATGAAATGCGTAGAATCACTTTGTGAAAAAGAGATTATAGAAATTGACTCTTCACAAAATTTTCTTTTAGGTAAAAGAAATGATTCTAAAACACCAAAAAAATTAATCTTTACAAATCCATTTGTTAGATTTTGGTTTGGATTTATTTCTCCTATTTATAAAGGAATAAAAGAGGGAAATTATGAAGAATTTAAAATAAAATTCGAAGGAAGAGAGTCTGATTTTAGCGATTTTATATTTGAAGAATTAGCTTTATCTTTTGTAAAAAATACATTTGTTGAAGACAAAATCAAACAACATGGTCAATACTGGAATGAAAAAATCCAAATTTCTATAGTTGCAAAAACAACTTCAGATAAAACAATAATTGGATTTTCTAAATATACAGATAATAAGATGAAAAAAAGTGAATTAAACAAATTTTTAGAAGATTGTAAAAAAGAAGATATATCTGCTGATATCATAGTTATTTTTACTAAAAACGGATATTCAACAGAATTAAAAGCTCTAAAAAGTGAGACTTTAAAACTATTTAATGTTAAAAGTTTGAAAGCTTTAGTTCAGTAGTACAAAAACTTAATTTAGTTTTTGTACATATTCATCTATTTTTGATTTTGGTGTTGATTTTGTAGATGGTATTTGTAAAATTTTAAATTTTTCACTTTTTTCAAGATATTTTATCTCTATAATATCTCCAACTTTTACCTCTTTAGCTTTTTTTACAGCTTGGTCATTTAAAAATACTACTTTATGTTCAAGCATATCTTCAGCAACTGCTCTTCTTTTTGTAATATTAACTGCGTTTAAAAATTTATCTATTCTCATAAGATAGATTATAACTAAAACTGTTTTAATAGATATTTAGATAAAATCGCAAATTAAAATAACCAAAAATAGGATATGTTTATGAGTAAAAAAGATATAAAAAAAGTTGTTCTTGCATATAGTGGAGGTTTAGATACTTCTATTATTTTAAAATGGCTTCAAGATGAATATAATGCAGAAGTTATCACTTTTACAGCTGATTTAGGTCAAGGTGAAGAAGTTGAACCTGCAAGACAAAAAGCTATTGCTTGTGGAATAAAACCTGAAAATGTTTTTATTTTAGATATTAAAGAAGAGTTTGTTAAAGATTATGTTTTCCCAATGTTTAGAGCAAATGCTATTTATGAAGGAGAATATCTTTTAGGAACTTCTATTGCAAGACCATTAATTGCTAAAAAACTTGTAGAAATTGCAAACCAAAAAGGTGCAGAAGCAGTAAGTCATGGAGCAACAGGAAAAGGAAATGACCAAGTAAGATTTGAACTTGGAGCATTAGCTTTAAATCCAGATTTAAAAGTTATTGCACCTTGGAGAGAGTGGACTTTAAATTCAAGAGAAAGTTTACTTGAATATGCTAAAAAAAATGGAATTGAAATATCACAAAAACACGTTGATGAAAATGGAAATCCAAAAATCAGCCCATATTCTATGGATGCAAATTTACTTCACATCTCTTATGAAGGTTTACACTTAGAAAATCCAGCAAATGAACCAGAAGAATCAATGTGGTTATGGACAAACTCTCCTGAACAAGCACCTGATGAAGCTGAATATATCACTATTGGATATAAAAATGGAGACCCTATTTCTATAAATGGAAAAGAGTTATCACCAGCAACTTTACTTAAAACTTTAAATGATTATGGAAATAAACATGGAATTGGAAGAGTTGATATTGTTGAAAATAGATATGTTGGTATGAAAGCTCGTGGTTGTTATGAAACTCCAGGTGGAACAATTATGCTAAAAGCTCATAGAGCAATAGAGTCTTTAACACTAGATAGAGAAGCAGCACATTTAAAAGATGAATTAATGCCAAGATATGCAAAACTAATTTATCAAGGATATTGGTTCTCACCAGAAAGAGAAATGCTTCAAGCTGCTATTGATGCAACTCAAAAAAATGTAGAAGGAACTGTTAGATTAAAACTTTATAAAGGAAATGTAACTGTTGTAGGAAGAGAATCAAGTAAATCTCTTTATGATGATGCTTATTCAACTTTTGAAAAAGATGAGGTTTATAACCAAAAAGATGCAGAAGGATTTATCAGACTTAACGCTCTAAGATTTATCATTGCAGGTAAAAAAAACAAAAGATAATCATACTTCAAGCTAAGGTTTAAAACCTTAGCTTTTTTATTTTCTACATATTTTTATAAATATTTATTAACTCATTTTTATCTATTTTGTGATTTGCATTGTATGAAAACTCATCTAAAATAATAATATCTGATGGAACCATATAATATGGAAGATTTTTTGAAATATCACTTTTTAATTTTTCAATATCCAAATCATTTTTACTAACAATAAAAGAGATAAGTTTTACTACTTCATTTCCTCTTTTAAGAGGAATTGTAATAGCTTCTTCTATAAACTCATTATTTGTAAGTTCTTTATCAATTTCACCTAATTCTATTCTGAACCCATGAAGTTTTATAAGTTCATCTTTTCTATTTGCAAAAAAGAGCAAGTTATCTTCAAAATATCCAAAATCTCCCGTTCTAAAACTTCTTTTTTCATATTTCTTTTCAAATTTTTGTTTATTTAACTCTTCATTATTGAAATATCCAATAGATACATTATCTCCAACTATTTCCATTTCACCTATATTTTCACTATCAATATCCAATAGATTTATCACTGTTCCAGGTTTTACATAACCAACAGGTAAACTTTTAGAATATTTTTCTAAAATCTCTGGTGTTATTTCTACTATTGTCGTAGCAACAGTAGCTTCAGTTGGACCATAAGTATTTAAAACTTTTGAATTTGGGAAATTGTTTTTTATTCTTTTTACAGTAGTTGATGGTAAAACTTCTCCACAAAATAAAAATGTTTTTAAACTTTGTATATTATCTTCCACAAATTCATTTGAAAGCAATAATTTACTAATAAATGATGGTGTTGAAACCCAAACATTACAAGCATATTTTTTTAATCTCTCAAAATATTCAAGATGGCTTTCTATTGTATCTTTACTATTTAAAACAATAGTTCCACCAAAACTTAAAAATCCAACTAACTCATAAACTGATAAGTCAAAACTAAAAGGAGCTTGATTCATAAAAACACTATTTTGAGGTAATCCAAAATCATTATTTAACCAATTTTGGAAATCTAAAATAGCATTTTGTGTTATTTGTACACCTTTTGGTTCACCAGTACTTCCTGATGTAAAAATTATATAAATAATTGGGTCATCTAAAAAGTATGTTGTAGAAAGATTTTTTTCATCAAAATCTATTTTATTTTCTATAATATCAACAATTATAGATGATTTTACGATTCCAAATATTTTATCAACTCTCTCTTTTGGATAAATAGTATCAATAGGAATATATGGATATCCCAAGCTTATACAAGCAACCATACTTACTATGAATTCTACTTCTTTATGTCCATAAATAATAACTGGATGACCTTTAGGAAGATTATATTTTAAAAGTTTTTCTTTGAAAAGTTCTACTTCACTTTTAAATTCATTCCAAGTTAAATCTTTATTACTTCCACAAACTGCTAATTTTTGAGTATCTTTTTCACACTCAACAAAATCTAAAAGTTTAAAATCAAATCTCATAATGGAACCCTCCCACTAAAAAAATATAAAGCA encodes:
- a CDS encoding argininosuccinate synthase, whose translation is MSKKDIKKVVLAYSGGLDTSIILKWLQDEYNAEVITFTADLGQGEEVEPARQKAIACGIKPENVFILDIKEEFVKDYVFPMFRANAIYEGEYLLGTSIARPLIAKKLVEIANQKGAEAVSHGATGKGNDQVRFELGALALNPDLKVIAPWREWTLNSRESLLEYAKKNGIEISQKHVDENGNPKISPYSMDANLLHISYEGLHLENPANEPEESMWLWTNSPEQAPDEAEYITIGYKNGDPISINGKELSPATLLKTLNDYGNKHGIGRVDIVENRYVGMKARGCYETPGGTIMLKAHRAIESLTLDREAAHLKDELMPRYAKLIYQGYWFSPEREMLQAAIDATQKNVEGTVRLKLYKGNVTVVGRESSKSLYDDAYSTFEKDEVYNQKDAEGFIRLNALRFIIAGKKNKR
- the trpD gene encoding anthranilate phosphoribosyltransferase; translated protein: MFNETKLKFDDIFENKLSQEEIREYLLNLYEVGETASQLAGAASAMREHLIPLPISEELRQKSIDVVGTGGDKSYSFNISSTVSILLSACGCYVAKHGNRSVTSKSGSADMLEALGMNLNLSLENTAKMLEETGFAFMFAANHHPAMKYITPVRKTIPHRTIMNIVGPLSNPAGVEKQVIGVFDKSYINKIAAALDILDSKRAMILSSNDGMDEISVSDVTYATLLINGKITDIEINPEDYGIPLSSKEDIIGEGPEFNAKLTRDILSKKIVGAKLDIVLLNAAAALIVDEKARDFKDGIDMAKEAIISGAAQNKLEQIIKISKQLS
- the lptB gene encoding LPS export ABC transporter ATP-binding protein is translated as MHKLEIKDITKIIKKTQILHGISLEVKSGEIVGLLGPNGAGKTTTFYTVCGLVKPTSGTVYFDDKDITEYPLHKRALRGIGYLPQESSIFKDLSVEDNLMLAAEIITEDKDEQQKRVEELLELFNIEPIRQRKGVSLSGGERRRTEIARALVSKPKFLLLDEPFAGVDPIAVKDIQEIIHQLTKINIGVLITDHNVRETLEICDRAYVMKAGTLLASGTSAEIKNSPEVREHYLGKSFNF
- a CDS encoding DUF234 domain-containing protein encodes the protein MIILDKSLREQFSIFCKTNNITDMQIAIKYFTIFGGLDIQIDTTKPVIELIEKHILNNYNHFRSEINRLTGGYHVDSAILTGIALGDRKTTNAFKRAHVSFEEGMKCVESLCEKEIIEIDSSQNFLLGKRNDSKTPKKLIFTNPFVRFWFGFISPIYKGIKEGNYEEFKIKFEGRESDFSDFIFEELALSFVKNTFVEDKIKQHGQYWNEKIQISIVAKTTSDKTIIGFSKYTDNKMKKSELNKFLEDCKKEDISADIIVIFTKNGYSTELKALKSETLKLFNVKSLKALVQ
- a CDS encoding AMP-binding protein — translated: MRFDFKLLDFVECEKDTQKLAVCGSNKDLTWNEFKSEVELFKEKLLKYNLPKGHPVIIYGHKEVEFIVSMVACISLGYPYIPIDTIYPKERVDKIFGIVKSSIIVDIIENKIDFDEKNLSTTYFLDDPIIYIIFTSGSTGEPKGVQITQNAILDFQNWLNNDFGLPQNSVFMNQAPFSFDLSVYELVGFLSFGGTIVLNSKDTIESHLEYFERLKKYACNVWVSTPSFISKLLLSNEFVEDNIQSLKTFLFCGEVLPSTTVKRIKNNFPNSKVLNTYGPTEATVATTIVEITPEILEKYSKSLPVGYVKPGTVINLLDIDSENIGEMEIVGDNVSIGYFNNEELNKQKFEKKYEKRSFRTGDFGYFEDNLLFFANRKDELIKLHGFRIELGEIDKELTNNEFIEEAITIPLKRGNEVVKLISFIVSKNDLDIEKLKSDISKNLPYYMVPSDIIILDEFSYNANHKIDKNELINIYKNM
- the tsaE gene encoding tRNA (adenosine(37)-N6)-threonylcarbamoyltransferase complex ATPase subunit type 1 TsaE — protein: MKKEFELDLDSVDVVVDELKKVINNKNCVVILRGDLASGKTTLVKNYVKALGLDDLVTSPTFSIQAVYSNNIFHYDVYNKTLQQFICLGMIEEFEAEGIHFVEWGDEKLEDILKDYGFQVVLVEIRKKDDKRLYTIDA
- a CDS encoding S4 domain-containing protein translates to MRIDKFLNAVNITKRRAVAEDMLEHKVVFLNDQAVKKAKEVKVGDIIEIKYLEKSEKFKILQIPSTKSTPKSKIDEYVQKLN